A genomic segment from Sulfuritalea hydrogenivorans sk43H encodes:
- a CDS encoding RsmB/NOP family class I SAM-dependent RNA methyltransferase produces the protein MIARRQRTDDRGQKPAGSEAPTADGLAADLLNAAVAATAQLLTFNQPADAALSAFFRARKSGAKDRAFIAETAYAVLRRKRLLERLAACGPNLEPSFLAPGATPKRAPKTPGARRISPRELVLLSLSRVRGMSQRQLENALMPGEAEWLAEIRRQPEPELTLAEQLDFPDWLVERLAPRMPAEELLALARALNTPAPLDLRVNTLKAEREDVIKRLAADNIAATPCPYSPLGLRLKTKPYLAKHPAYLDGSIEVQDEGSQLLGLLLAPKRSEMVVDFCAGAGGKTLILGALMRSTGRLYAFDVSDKRLAKLKPRAARAGLSNVHPACLSGENDTRVKRLQGKVDRVLVDAPCSGLGTLRRNPDLKWRQSPQSVDELSAKQAAILAAAAKLLRPGGRLVYATCSILAEENEAIVDAFLAAHADFHRLSAQEILAAQGIVIDCGEDMRLSPQQHGTDAFYAAVLERAK, from the coding sequence ATGATTGCCAGAAGACAGAGAACAGACGACCGGGGGCAGAAGCCGGCCGGCAGCGAAGCACCGACGGCGGACGGCCTTGCCGCCGACCTGCTGAACGCCGCGGTGGCCGCCACCGCGCAATTGCTCACCTTCAACCAGCCGGCCGATGCCGCGCTCTCGGCCTTCTTCCGCGCGCGCAAGAGCGGCGCGAAGGACCGCGCCTTCATCGCCGAAACCGCCTATGCGGTGCTGCGCAGGAAGCGTTTGCTGGAACGGTTGGCCGCCTGCGGGCCAAACCTCGAGCCCTCGTTTCTCGCGCCAGGTGCGACGCCGAAGCGTGCGCCGAAGACCCCCGGCGCGCGTCGCATTTCTCCTCGCGAGCTGGTGCTGCTGTCGCTGTCGCGTGTGCGCGGCATGTCGCAGCGCCAGCTCGAAAACGCCCTGATGCCCGGCGAAGCCGAGTGGTTGGCGGAGATCCGGCGCCAGCCGGAACCGGAACTGACGCTGGCCGAACAACTGGATTTTCCCGACTGGCTGGTCGAGCGCCTGGCGCCGCGCATGCCGGCCGAGGAACTGTTGGCGCTGGCCCGCGCGCTGAACACGCCGGCGCCGCTCGACCTGCGCGTGAATACGCTGAAGGCCGAGCGCGAAGACGTGATCAAGCGCCTCGCCGCCGACAACATTGCCGCCACGCCCTGCCCGTATTCGCCGCTGGGGCTGCGCCTCAAGACCAAGCCCTACCTGGCAAAGCATCCGGCCTACCTCGACGGCAGCATCGAAGTGCAGGACGAGGGCTCGCAGCTGCTCGGCTTGCTGCTGGCGCCCAAGCGCAGCGAAATGGTGGTGGATTTCTGCGCCGGCGCTGGCGGCAAGACACTGATCCTCGGTGCGCTGATGCGTTCCACCGGGCGGCTGTATGCGTTTGACGTATCCGACAAGCGGCTGGCGAAACTCAAGCCGCGCGCAGCGCGAGCGGGGCTGTCGAACGTGCATCCGGCCTGCCTTTCCGGCGAGAACGACACGCGGGTGAAGCGGCTGCAGGGCAAGGTCGACCGCGTGCTGGTCGATGCGCCATGCTCGGGGCTGGGCACGCTGCGCCGCAACCCCGACCTCAAGTGGCGGCAGTCGCCGCAGAGCGTCGATGAACTGAGCGCCAAGCAGGCCGCCATCCTCGCCGCCGCGGCGAAGCTGCTGCGGCCCGGCGGCCGGCTGGTGTATGCCACCTGCAGCATCCTCGCCGAAGAGAACGAAGCCATTGTCGATGCCTTCCTCGCCGCGCATGCCGATTTCCATCGCCTCTCGGCGCAGGAGATTCTCGCGGCGCAGGGCATCGTCATCGATTGCGGCGAAGACATGCGCCTGTCGCCGCAGCAGCACGGCACGGATGCCTTCTATGCGGCAGTGCTGGAACGCGCCAAGTGA
- a CDS encoding DUF3108 domain-containing protein, producing MPFVLALAASALIHAAALLGPGWALPGTHDNEPPPTIEAVLARPPLPQEAVAVARPAPKPPTEKPRRQPAATSPVVADAPAAGVPQPAPQAVLPVEAPPPVAVPPAPTPASIALPGKGRVRYTITRGEGGFVVGQATHTWEHDGLTYKLQSVTETTGLAAVFKPARVVQSSQGDVTADGLTPREFRHERVNGLDTASFDWTRRVVAYAGREDAIAAGAQDMLSMYYQLVLLAPKGGALEMPIATGRKLENYRFEVLGEEAVALPSGERRAMRLRTRSGNDTIELWIAADMRGLPLKIRFTDRKGEIFDQLAQDIDPRETQ from the coding sequence ATGCCCTTCGTCCTGGCGCTCGCCGCCTCAGCCCTGATCCATGCCGCCGCGCTGCTGGGGCCGGGCTGGGCGTTGCCCGGCACCCACGACAATGAGCCGCCGCCGACCATCGAAGCGGTGCTGGCCAGGCCGCCGCTCCCGCAGGAGGCTGTAGCCGTCGCCAGGCCGGCACCAAAGCCGCCGACGGAAAAGCCGCGCCGGCAGCCCGCGGCGACATCCCCGGTCGTGGCCGATGCGCCCGCCGCTGGGGTGCCCCAGCCAGCGCCCCAGGCGGTGCTGCCGGTCGAGGCTCCGCCACCAGTCGCCGTCCCGCCAGCGCCGACTCCGGCCAGCATCGCGCTGCCGGGCAAGGGGCGGGTACGCTACACCATCACGCGCGGCGAAGGCGGCTTCGTCGTCGGCCAAGCCACCCACACGTGGGAACACGACGGTCTCACCTACAAGCTGCAAAGCGTAACCGAGACCACCGGGCTGGCCGCCGTGTTCAAGCCGGCGCGCGTGGTCCAGAGCAGCCAGGGCGACGTGACGGCGGACGGCCTGACACCGCGCGAGTTCCGCCATGAGCGCGTCAATGGACTGGATACCGCGAGCTTCGACTGGACGCGCCGCGTGGTCGCCTATGCCGGACGCGAAGACGCGATCGCCGCCGGCGCGCAGGACATGCTCTCGATGTATTACCAGTTGGTGCTGCTGGCGCCGAAGGGCGGCGCGCTGGAGATGCCCATCGCCACCGGGCGCAAACTGGAGAACTACCGCTTCGAAGTCCTCGGCGAGGAAGCCGTCGCGTTGCCGTCGGGCGAGCGCCGGGCAATGCGCTTGAGGACGCGCAGCGGAAATGACACCATTGAACTGTGGATAGCCGCCGACATGCGCGGCCTGCCGCTGAAAATCCGTTTCACAGACCGCAAGGGCGAAATCTTCGATCAGCTCGCGCAAGACATCGACCCACGGGAGACCCAATGA
- the purN gene encoding phosphoribosylglycinamide formyltransferase — MKRYVILISGRGSNMEALLGAALPGTCAAVISNRPDAAGLAYAAGRGIPAIAIDHRGFASREEFDAALAAEIERHAPDLVLLAGFMRILTDGFVRRFEGRLLNIHPSLLPAFPGVKTHAQALAAGVRLHGCSVHFVTPALDGGPIIAQAAVPVRADDDEATLGQRVLVEEHLIYPRVARWFLEGRLHLVDGRARLAGEATVSGSLHVPRID; from the coding sequence ATGAAGCGCTACGTCATCCTCATTTCGGGGCGCGGCAGCAACATGGAGGCGCTGCTCGGCGCCGCGCTGCCCGGCACCTGTGCCGCGGTCATCAGCAACCGCCCCGATGCCGCAGGCCTCGCGTATGCCGCCGGTCGCGGCATCCCCGCCATCGCCATCGATCATCGTGGCTTCGCTTCGCGCGAGGAATTCGACGCCGCGCTGGCGGCGGAGATCGAACGTCACGCGCCGGATCTGGTGCTGCTCGCCGGTTTCATGCGCATCCTCACCGACGGTTTCGTGCGGCGCTTCGAAGGCCGCCTGCTGAACATCCATCCCTCGCTGCTGCCGGCTTTCCCCGGCGTCAAGACGCATGCGCAGGCGCTGGCGGCCGGCGTCAGGCTGCACGGCTGCAGCGTGCATTTCGTGACGCCGGCGCTGGACGGCGGGCCGATCATCGCGCAGGCGGCGGTGCCGGTGCGGGCCGACGACGACGAGGCGACGCTGGGGCAGCGCGTGCTGGTCGAGGAACACCTGATCTATCCGCGCGTTGCACGCTGGTTTCTCGAAGGCCGATTGCATCTGGTCGATGGCCGCGCGCGCTTGGCCGGCGAGGCGACGGTGAGCGGTTCGCTGCATGTGCCGCGAATCGATTGA
- a CDS encoding DedA family protein, with the protein MELLAQFIDIILHVDKYLAMLLAQYGIWIYAILFLIVFCETGLVVTPFLPGDSLLFVAGALAATSGGSFDINIVIAVLLAAAILGDNTNYWIGRWAGKRILAWGEHSRYFNRKAFDLTHAYYESHGGKTMLVARFMPFVRTFAPFVAGVGNMSYPRYFAFDLAGAVLWVFSLCLAGYWFGNIPWVKANLSLIIFGTIGLSLAPLVLAWLRHRLAPKAS; encoded by the coding sequence GTGGAACTTCTCGCCCAATTCATCGACATCATCCTGCACGTGGACAAGTATCTGGCCATGCTGCTGGCGCAGTATGGCATCTGGATCTACGCGATCCTGTTTCTCATCGTGTTCTGCGAGACCGGCCTGGTGGTGACGCCCTTCCTGCCCGGCGATTCGCTGCTGTTCGTTGCCGGCGCGCTGGCCGCCACCAGTGGCGGCAGCTTCGACATCAACATCGTGATCGCCGTGCTGCTCGCCGCCGCGATCCTCGGCGACAACACCAACTACTGGATCGGGCGCTGGGCCGGCAAGCGCATCCTGGCCTGGGGCGAGCATTCGCGTTATTTCAACCGCAAGGCCTTCGACCTGACGCACGCCTACTACGAGTCGCACGGCGGCAAGACCATGCTGGTGGCGCGCTTCATGCCCTTCGTGCGCACCTTCGCGCCCTTCGTCGCCGGCGTCGGCAACATGAGCTATCCGCGCTACTTTGCCTTCGACCTCGCCGGCGCCGTGCTCTGGGTGTTTTCGCTGTGCCTCGCCGGTTACTGGTTCGGCAACATTCCGTGGGTCAAGGCCAACCTGTCGCTGATCATCTTCGGCACCATCGGCCTGTCGCTGGCGCCGCTGGTTCTGGCCTGGCTGCGCCACCGTCTGGCGCCGAAGGCTTCCTGA
- the mutL gene encoding DNA mismatch repair endonuclease MutL gives MGIIKPLPDLLISQIAAGEVVERPASVLKELLENSLDAGATRIDVQLEEGGVRLIRVVDDGGGIAPDDLPLALARHATSKIASLADLEQVGSYGFRGEALASIASVARVSITSRHASQSHAHRLRSDADKAEPAALAGGTVIEVADLYFNTPARRKFLKTEATEFAHCDEVMRRMALARPDVAFTLAHNGSAKRRLASADFSRRARDIIGEDFFPHARPLDATAGPLRLSGLAALPAYSRSGRDEQYFFVNGRFVRDKLLTHAARQAWADILHGARHPAYVLFLELDPAGVDVNVHPAKTEVRFRDARGIHQFVFHALQRTLATPLSSAESREEAAPAASAYTPSAFSYARQSGLGVGEPAARPYLEFARAAFSDSGIAVPPAPTPVATDGAAPLLGYAIAQLHGVYILAQNDAGLVLVDMHAAHERILYEKLKQSLDAGPPATQALLVPLLISASEAEMATASEQNEALGQLGFAIAAAGPRELAVRALPALLAGGNAVDLVRSLLRDLAEHPASRVVETRRNELLATMACHGAVRAHRLLSLPEMNALLRQMEATERADQCNHGRPTWVQLSMAELDRLFMRGR, from the coding sequence ATGGGAATCATCAAGCCGCTGCCTGACCTCCTGATCAGCCAGATCGCCGCCGGCGAGGTGGTCGAACGTCCCGCCTCGGTGCTCAAGGAACTGCTGGAAAACAGTCTCGACGCCGGCGCCACGCGGATCGACGTACAGCTCGAAGAAGGCGGCGTGCGCCTGATCCGCGTCGTCGACGACGGTGGCGGCATCGCCCCCGACGACCTGCCGCTGGCGCTGGCGCGCCACGCCACCAGCAAGATCGCCAGCCTCGCCGACCTGGAACAGGTCGGCAGTTATGGTTTTCGCGGCGAGGCGCTGGCCTCGATCGCTTCCGTCGCGCGAGTTTCAATCACCAGCCGCCATGCCTCGCAATCCCACGCCCATCGCCTGCGCAGCGATGCCGACAAGGCGGAACCGGCGGCATTGGCCGGCGGCACGGTGATCGAAGTCGCCGACCTGTATTTCAACACCCCGGCACGGCGCAAGTTCCTCAAGACCGAGGCCACCGAGTTCGCGCATTGCGACGAAGTCATGCGGCGCATGGCGCTGGCGCGGCCCGATGTCGCCTTCACGCTCGCCCACAACGGCAGCGCGAAACGCCGTCTCGCCAGCGCCGACTTTTCGCGGCGCGCAAGGGACATCATCGGCGAAGATTTCTTCCCGCATGCGCGCCCGCTCGACGCCACGGCTGGACCGCTACGCCTTTCCGGCCTCGCCGCCCTGCCCGCCTATTCGCGCTCGGGACGCGACGAGCAATACTTCTTCGTCAACGGCCGCTTCGTCCGCGACAAGCTGCTGACCCACGCCGCGCGCCAGGCCTGGGCCGACATCCTGCACGGCGCGCGGCACCCGGCCTACGTGCTGTTCCTCGAACTCGACCCGGCCGGCGTCGATGTGAATGTGCATCCGGCCAAGACCGAAGTGCGCTTCCGCGATGCGCGCGGCATCCACCAGTTCGTGTTCCACGCGCTGCAACGCACGCTGGCGACGCCGCTGAGCAGTGCGGAAAGCCGGGAAGAGGCAGCGCCAGCCGCATCGGCATACACACCCTCCGCGTTCTCCTACGCCCGCCAGTCGGGCCTCGGTGTCGGCGAGCCGGCGGCGCGGCCCTATCTGGAATTCGCCCGCGCGGCTTTCTCCGACAGTGGAATCGCCGTCCCGCCAGCACCGACTCCCGTTGCAACGGATGGTGCGGCCCCGCTGCTCGGCTACGCCATCGCCCAACTGCATGGCGTGTATATCCTGGCCCAGAATGACGCCGGCCTCGTGCTGGTGGACATGCACGCGGCGCACGAACGCATCCTCTACGAAAAGCTCAAGCAGAGCCTCGATGCCGGACCGCCGGCGACGCAAGCGCTGCTGGTGCCGCTGCTGATCTCGGCCAGCGAAGCCGAGATGGCGACCGCCAGCGAACAGAACGAAGCACTGGGCCAGCTCGGCTTCGCCATCGCCGCCGCCGGCCCGCGCGAGCTAGCGGTGCGCGCCCTGCCGGCGCTGCTGGCCGGCGGCAACGCGGTGGACCTGGTGCGCTCGCTGCTCCGCGACCTGGCCGAGCATCCCGCCAGCCGCGTGGTGGAAACCCGGCGCAACGAACTGCTGGCGACCATGGCCTGCCACGGCGCGGTGCGCGCGCATCGGCTGCTGAGCCTGCCGGAAATGAACGCGCTGCTGCGCCAGATGGAAGCCACCGAACGCGCCGACCAGTGCAACCACGGCCGGCCGACCTGGGTTCAGTTGTCGATGGCGGAGCTCGACCGGCTGTTCATGCGCGGTCGCTGA
- a CDS encoding CHAT domain-containing protein, whose protein sequence is MNRNTRRAHPVRSPAALAAMLAALFLGSGARAEEVAFATETGPLKIERGEIPQMYKDEVLNNEYLGFLARAFPAGIPKDPVPVERQPFLYRYCAALFEQRDFGQALRCLDAVRDSVAAHGDPRPIGVKAFSWALAALGMKTQAPGAEYPLAVREPMLRAEIHMELGEISQSAKFAGLAIQRWKAIDASKLPPPMSMAGEIPVLPRTLCESSAVWGPFSCGQRLGGDIDMTAFAAVAFILNDDAKQAEELVAYLEKAADSFILKLASKQFWARTRAALVRIHMARKDYASALKIADDESHFLVDVVNIGWFLFTFSKGSTSGGDMLFRTLQSQHTLLTRFQVAHARIEVGRLADAKAYLDEILGKEELKALAGIYWAALYDRGRIAEGEDKADEAIALYQTAVDEIERQRSTINTENAKIGFFGDKQAVYQALVRLLFQSGRHEDAFLVGERSKSRALVDMLAGKQDFHLGSSQTDKVRLLLAKAQATEVALARDTTVDGEVVERIRRALPDTAGSQPGDAGKILAEARNFKLEARVALADQAPELSSLVTVSKIALAEIQGALPADQALVSYYHDAAQLYAFIIDADGLQAVKLRREGLEEEIQAFRQAIAGRNEGYAVAAKSLHLRLIAPLAGAIRHQRLLIAGHGALHYLPFAALHDGEHFLLDRYELSFLPSASTLKFIGRIDASGKPGTVLAFGNPDLGDPRYDLAFAEREAREVSALFPDSALFVRRDASKRSLLEFGTGFRYLHFATHGKFDAANPLGSALLLATDSAGNERDRLTIGELYSMRLDADLVTLSACETGLGKVANGDDVVGLVRGFLYAGANQIVSTLWEIDDEATSSLMTDFYAKLKAGTNKTRALREAQLAARAKYPHPAYWAAFQITGEPARRAATPAPGAKRRTN, encoded by the coding sequence ATGAATCGAAACACGCGACGCGCCCATCCCGTTCGTTCACCGGCCGCCCTGGCCGCCATGCTCGCGGCGCTGTTCCTGGGCAGCGGGGCACGGGCCGAGGAAGTCGCCTTCGCCACTGAAACCGGCCCGCTGAAAATCGAGCGCGGCGAGATTCCGCAGATGTACAAGGACGAAGTGCTGAACAACGAATACCTGGGCTTTCTGGCCCGGGCGTTTCCCGCCGGGATCCCGAAGGACCCCGTCCCCGTCGAGCGCCAGCCCTTCCTGTACCGCTACTGCGCGGCGCTGTTCGAACAGCGCGATTTCGGCCAGGCGCTGCGTTGCCTCGATGCCGTGCGCGACTCCGTGGCCGCGCACGGCGACCCCCGGCCGATAGGGGTAAAGGCCTTCTCCTGGGCGCTCGCGGCATTGGGCATGAAGACGCAGGCGCCCGGCGCCGAATATCCACTCGCGGTTCGCGAGCCCATGCTGCGCGCCGAGATTCACATGGAACTCGGCGAGATTTCGCAGTCGGCGAAATTTGCCGGGCTGGCGATCCAGCGATGGAAGGCCATCGATGCCTCCAAGCTGCCGCCGCCGATGAGCATGGCCGGCGAAATTCCCGTGCTGCCCCGTACCCTGTGCGAATCGAGCGCGGTTTGGGGGCCGTTTTCCTGCGGCCAGCGCCTGGGCGGCGATATCGACATGACGGCCTTCGCCGCTGTCGCCTTCATCCTGAACGACGACGCCAAGCAGGCCGAGGAACTGGTGGCCTACCTGGAAAAGGCGGCCGACTCCTTCATCCTCAAGCTCGCCAGCAAGCAGTTCTGGGCCAGGACGCGCGCCGCGCTGGTGCGCATCCACATGGCGCGCAAGGACTACGCCAGCGCCCTGAAGATCGCCGACGACGAAAGCCATTTCCTGGTCGACGTGGTCAACATCGGCTGGTTCCTGTTTACCTTTTCCAAGGGCAGTACCTCCGGCGGCGACATGCTTTTCCGCACCTTGCAGAGCCAGCACACCTTGCTGACCCGCTTCCAGGTCGCCCATGCGCGCATCGAAGTGGGGCGGCTGGCCGACGCCAAGGCCTATCTCGACGAGATTCTCGGCAAGGAAGAGCTCAAGGCGCTCGCCGGAATCTACTGGGCGGCGCTCTACGACCGGGGCCGCATCGCCGAAGGGGAAGACAAGGCCGACGAGGCCATCGCCCTGTACCAGACCGCCGTCGACGAAATCGAGCGCCAGCGATCCACCATCAACACCGAGAACGCCAAGATCGGCTTCTTCGGCGACAAGCAGGCCGTCTATCAGGCGCTGGTCCGCCTGTTGTTCCAGTCCGGGCGCCACGAAGATGCCTTCCTGGTCGGCGAGCGCTCCAAGTCGCGCGCCCTGGTCGACATGCTGGCCGGCAAGCAGGATTTCCACCTCGGCAGCAGCCAGACCGACAAGGTCCGTCTGCTGCTGGCGAAAGCCCAGGCCACCGAGGTGGCGCTGGCGCGCGATACGACGGTGGACGGCGAAGTCGTCGAGCGCATCCGGCGCGCTCTGCCGGACACGGCCGGGAGCCAACCCGGCGACGCCGGCAAAATCCTGGCCGAGGCACGCAACTTCAAGCTGGAAGCCCGCGTGGCACTGGCCGACCAGGCGCCCGAACTTTCCTCGCTGGTGACCGTGTCGAAAATCGCCCTGGCCGAAATCCAGGGCGCCTTGCCGGCGGACCAGGCCCTCGTCAGCTATTACCACGACGCCGCGCAGCTCTATGCGTTCATCATCGACGCCGATGGACTGCAAGCGGTGAAGCTGCGGCGCGAGGGGCTCGAAGAGGAAATCCAGGCGTTTCGCCAGGCCATCGCCGGGCGCAACGAAGGCTACGCCGTGGCGGCGAAGTCGCTCCACTTGCGCCTGATCGCTCCGCTGGCCGGTGCCATCCGCCACCAGAGGCTGTTGATCGCCGGCCACGGCGCGCTGCACTACCTGCCCTTCGCCGCCCTGCACGACGGCGAGCACTTTTTGCTCGACCGTTACGAATTGTCCTTCCTGCCCAGCGCCTCGACCCTGAAGTTCATCGGCCGGATCGACGCCTCGGGCAAGCCGGGAACGGTGCTCGCCTTCGGCAATCCCGATCTTGGCGACCCCCGCTACGACCTGGCGTTCGCGGAGCGCGAAGCGCGGGAAGTCTCCGCGCTGTTCCCCGACTCGGCGCTGTTCGTCCGCCGCGACGCCAGCAAGCGCAGCCTGCTTGAGTTCGGCACCGGGTTCCGCTACCTGCACTTCGCCACCCACGGCAAGTTCGATGCCGCCAACCCGCTCGGCTCGGCGCTGCTGCTGGCCACCGACTCGGCCGGCAACGAACGGGACCGGCTCACCATCGGCGAGCTGTATTCGATGCGGCTCGACGCCGACCTCGTCACGCTGAGCGCCTGCGAGACCGGGCTGGGCAAGGTGGCGAACGGCGACGACGTGGTTGGGCTGGTACGCGGTTTCCTTTACGCCGGGGCGAACCAGATCGTCTCGACGCTGTGGGAAATCGACGACGAAGCCACGTCGTCCCTGATGACCGACTTCTACGCAAAACTCAAGGCCGGAACGAACAA